A stretch of DNA from Mycobacterium senriense:
GAATTTTGGCCGGCCCGCTGGCGGGGGCGCTGAAGATGCACTACCCGCGGTTCCTGGCGGCCAACGTCTCGGGCGCCATCTGCTGGGCCGGCGGCACGACCGCGCTGGTGTACTTCGCCGGCATCGCCGCCGAGCGCTGGCTGGAACGGTTCTCCTGGATCGGCCTGGTGATCGCCGTCGTGGCCGGGCTCACCGCCGCAATCCTGTTGCGGGAACGCACATCCCGGATGATCGCGGAATTAGAGGCAGAGCATTACCGCAAGGCCGGCGCAGGCGCGTCCGACACCGTGTGACTAGACGGCCTCGCTGGTGTCCGCCACCAACGGCGGCCGGTGTTCGTCGATCAAGCCGAGGGCCATCTTGCGGGCGCGCAGCGCGGCGTCCAGGTCCCCGACGGCAGCCAGGATGATCGCGCCCTTCATCAGAATGTGCCAGGACCAGGCGAAGTCCTCGACGTCGGTCAAGCCGGCCGCAACGGCGCGCCGTCGCACGATGTCGCGGACATGGTCGATGTGGGTGATGCAGGCCCGACCGGCCGGGTGATCGGGTCCCACCTCGAGCAGCACGTTGATGAACGAGCAACCCTCGTAGCGGTCGCTGAGCCGGAACCAGTCGTGCATCACATCGAAGATCGCCAGCAGCTGTTCCTCGGGGGTGTTGCCGCGCACGTACGACTGCTCCTCGATCAAACCGCGGGTCCAGAGCTCCTCGCGGCGCTCCAGTACGGCCAGCACCAGGTCGTTCTTGGTCGCGAAATGGCGGTACAGCGTCGCCCTGGCGACGCCGGCCCGTGCGATCACCTCGTCGGTGCCCACAGCACGGATACCACGCCGGCTGAACAGGTCATATGCGGCGGTCAGTACGCGTTCGCGAGGCGACGCGGTGGGTGCTCCGACATCCGGAGTTGTCATACAGGACTTAACGTACTCTTAGGCCCCCGCCGGTAGACAGACCGCCCTGTCTCGTTATACAAAAGAGATTCGCGAACAGTCTGTCTTCAGACATTAGGACGGGCATCCATCGGGGCGCCCCAGGGCGCCTGTCGATCAGGGGGTCCACCATGAATTCGGCCATTGTTGAAGCGATGCCCACCAGTCATCTGACGCTGAGCACCAAACTTGTTTACGAGCTGGGTGACCCCAACTCCACGCTGCGGGCAACCGCCGATCGCAGCGGCCCGTCGGTGGTGATCTACGCCGGGGGCGAGGTCGATGCCTGCAACGAGGACACCTGGCGCCACCTGGTGCGCGAGGCGGCCAGCGGTGTCACCGCGCCCGGCTTCTTCGTCGTCGACGTCACCGGACTCGACTTCATGGGCTGCTGCGCCTTCGCGGTGCTGGCCGACGAGGCCAAGAGCTGCCGCGAACGCGACATCGACCTCCGCCTGGTGAGCTGCGAGCCGATCGTTGAACGCATCGTCGACGCGTGCGGTCTGGGCAGCGTGTTGCCGATCTACGCCACCGTCGATTCCGCGCTGTCTGCGGCCGCTCGCTGGTAGCTCCTCGGGGCCGTAATCGGCTCATGGGCGACCATCCCTCCGTTGGTGCCGAGGAAGAATTTCTCCTCATCGATCCGCAGACTGGCGCGCCCGCCCCGCACAACGCCGCGGTGGCCGCGGAAGCCGAACGGCGCGGCGTCGAGCTGCAACTCGAATTGAGCAGTTGTCAGGTGGAAACCACCTCGAGTGTGGCTTCGACCAGCGCCGAGCTCGGCGAGGAGCTGAACCGGCTGCGGCGCAGCGCGGCGCAGGCCGCCGAGGCCGCCGGCGTCCAGCTGCTGGCCTGCGGGCTTCCGCCGACCACACCGCACGAGTTTCCCGTCACCGACACCCCGCGTTACCGCAGGATCGGCGAAGAGTTCGGGATGGTCGCTCACGAACAGGGCATCTGCGGATGCCACGTGCACGTGCAGGTGCCCGATCGCGCCGCCGCCATCCATGTCAGCAACTGGCTGCGACCATGGCTGCCGTCTTTGCTTGCGCTGTCGGCGAATTCGCGCGTGTACCGCAACGCGGACAGCGGCTACGCGAGCTGGCGCAGCGTGCTGTGGCGGCGCTGGCCCGCAGCCGGAGCGCCACCGTTTTTCGCCTCACCCGACGAGTACGACGACGCGGTGCGCCGGTTGGTCGATACCGGGGTGATCCTGGACAAAGACATGATCTATTGGGACGTACGCCCTTCCGCGGACTTCCCGACGGTCGAGGTCCGGGTGGCCGACGTGCCGGCCACCGTCGCCGAGACCGTGCTGCTGGCCACCCTGATCCGGGCAGCGGTGATGACCGCGCTCGACTCGCCCGATGACGCGGGGCGGCTGCCGCCCGGTGCGCTGCGCGCGGCGTACTGGAAGGCCGCACACGACGGGTTGTCCGGCCGCACACTAGATTTGATACACGGTCGGGGTGTGGTGCCTGCGGGTGAGCAATTGGGGGCGCTCGTGCAGCGGGTGCGCCCCGCGCTGGAGTCGCTGGGCGAATACGACCGCGTTCGCCACGAACTCGACCGCGTCATATCCGATGGCAACGGGGCGATGCGTCAGCTGCGGGCGTGGCGCAAGCGCGGTGAGGTGATGGATGTCATCGCCGAAGCCGCCGCGGCCACGCTGAGTTGAGGTAAGCCCGACGCGGTCAATCCCGTTGCCGTACCCGGTCTCTCGTCAGGCCACCGCGAGCAGGCGATACAGGCCGATCAAACCGACGACCACGATGATCGCCCGCAGCGCGTTGCCCGACAGTCGGCGCCCGTAACGCGCCCCGAGCAGCCCCCCGACCAGGGAGCCCGCCGCGATCAGGCCGGCGGCCGGCCAGCTGATCCGGTCGAACGCCACCGACGTATAGGCAACGGCGGCAACCACGTTCACCACCAGAGCCAGCAGGTTCTTGGCCGCGTTCATCCGCTGCACCGACTCCGGCAACATCGCACCCATCAAGCCGACCAGCAGGATGCCTTGTGCCGCGGTGAAATAGCCGCCATAGACGCCGACCGCGAAGGTGCCGAACACCAGCGCGGCCATCCGGCGCGGGCTGACGTGCTCGGGTGAGCGTCCCGCCTCCTCGGCGCGCCGGGCCGTCCACGCCTGGATTCGCGGCCCGATCACCACCAGCACCAGCGCCAGCACCAGCAGCACCGGCACGATCTCGGCGAACACCTTCTCGGGCAGATGCAACAGTAGATAGGCGCCCAGCACCGCGCCGGCCAGCGACGCCGGGATCTGCCACCGCAGCCGATCCCATTGACCGCGCAGCTCGGCGCGATAGCCCCAGGTGCCCGACACGCTGCCGGCGACCAGACCCGTCGCGTTCGACATGGTGGCCGTCACCGGCGGATAGCCGAGCGCCACCAGTGTCGGGAAGGTGATCAGGGTGCCGGAACCGACCAGCGCGTTGATCGCGCCGGCACCCAGCCCAGCCAGGCATACAAGAAACATTTGAAGTGGCGACACCGAAGAAAAACCCTAGTCTGCCGCCGATTTCGGCGCGAGGTGACTATCGTCACGGGGCGCTCCCCGGTCAGGCGGACGGAGCTTCGGCGCCGCGTTCCACACCGGTTCGCAGCTTGACCGAGGCGGAATACGCCAGTGTCCGGAAGTGCAGGACCGGATCGTCGGAGGGCTCAATGCCCTCGGTGACGCGCATCGGGTCGAACACCACGATGTCGCCGCCGTGCTCGCGTTCGGTGTCCAGGCCGGTGATCGCCAGCGTGCCGACGGTGACGATCTGCGTGCTCTGCCAGGCCGCCGACGGGTCCACCGTCGAGTCAGTGGGCCCGGCGATCTGCACCCGGAAGTCGAACCGCACCGGCCCGTCGTCCAGCCGCGCCTTCAGCTCGTCGGTGAGGAAGTCCGGATCCTTGCCGCCCGCATCCGATCCCGACAGGTATTCCTCGGAGACGGTCGGAACCAGGTGGTAGCGAACGAATCTGGCGCTGCCGTCGGCGGCGATCCAGCGGAAGGCGTGCAGGCCGTGGTACTCGGTGGTGGCGTAGCTGGCCGGGACGCGGTTCGCCTCGCGCAGGATGGGCAGCGCGCCAAGCAGCTTCGGATGGGTGAGCAGGTGTTTGGCCAGGCGCACGGGCGTGGTGAGGCCGGGCCGCATCGCCTTGAGCAGATCGATGAAGCCGTCCGGCGTGCTGGAGACGAACAGGCGGGCGGTCTGCGTCGAGACATCGGTGGTGGAGCCGTCGGGCAGGGTGAACTTCACCGCCATCCCGCGCACACCGGACGCGCCGTCGCGCTGCTCGGGGTTGCCCGATCCGTTGGAGAAGCGGATCAGCGCCGGAACGGTCGAGCCATCGAGATGCTGTGCGCGCGAGAGCATGCGCGCGTCGGGGGTCGCCGTGAACGTGCCC
This window harbors:
- a CDS encoding TetR/AcrR family transcriptional regulator → MTTPDVGAPTASPRERVLTAAYDLFSRRGIRAVGTDEVIARAGVARATLYRHFATKNDLVLAVLERREELWTRGLIEEQSYVRGNTPEEQLLAIFDVMHDWFRLSDRYEGCSFINVLLEVGPDHPAGRACITHIDHVRDIVRRRAVAAGLTDVEDFAWSWHILMKGAIILAAVGDLDAALRARKMALGLIDEHRPPLVADTSEAV
- a CDS encoding anti-sigma factor antagonist — its product is MNSAIVEAMPTSHLTLSTKLVYELGDPNSTLRATADRSGPSVVIYAGGEVDACNEDTWRHLVREAASGVTAPGFFVVDVTGLDFMGCCAFAVLADEAKSCRERDIDLRLVSCEPIVERIVDACGLGSVLPIYATVDSALSAAARW
- a CDS encoding glutamate--cysteine ligase, with protein sequence MGDHPSVGAEEEFLLIDPQTGAPAPHNAAVAAEAERRGVELQLELSSCQVETTSSVASTSAELGEELNRLRRSAAQAAEAAGVQLLACGLPPTTPHEFPVTDTPRYRRIGEEFGMVAHEQGICGCHVHVQVPDRAAAIHVSNWLRPWLPSLLALSANSRVYRNADSGYASWRSVLWRRWPAAGAPPFFASPDEYDDAVRRLVDTGVILDKDMIYWDVRPSADFPTVEVRVADVPATVAETVLLATLIRAAVMTALDSPDDAGRLPPGALRAAYWKAAHDGLSGRTLDLIHGRGVVPAGEQLGALVQRVRPALESLGEYDRVRHELDRVISDGNGAMRQLRAWRKRGEVMDVIAEAAAATLS
- a CDS encoding sulfite exporter TauE/SafE family protein, which translates into the protein MFLVCLAGLGAGAINALVGSGTLITFPTLVALGYPPVTATMSNATGLVAGSVSGTWGYRAELRGQWDRLRWQIPASLAGAVLGAYLLLHLPEKVFAEIVPVLLVLALVLVVIGPRIQAWTARRAEEAGRSPEHVSPRRMAALVFGTFAVGVYGGYFTAAQGILLVGLMGAMLPESVQRMNAAKNLLALVVNVVAAVAYTSVAFDRISWPAAGLIAAGSLVGGLLGARYGRRLSGNALRAIIVVVGLIGLYRLLAVA
- a CDS encoding catalase family peroxidase, which translates into the protein MSGGLTPDQAIEAIRGAGGAQPGCRALHAKGTLYRGTFTATPDARMLSRAQHLDGSTVPALIRFSNGSGNPEQRDGASGVRGMAVKFTLPDGSTTDVSTQTARLFVSSTPDGFIDLLKAMRPGLTTPVRLAKHLLTHPKLLGALPILREANRVPASYATTEYHGLHAFRWIAADGSARFVRYHLVPTVSEEYLSGSDAGGKDPDFLTDELKARLDDGPVRFDFRVQIAGPTDSTVDPSAAWQSTQIVTVGTLAITGLDTEREHGGDIVVFDPMRVTEGIEPSDDPVLHFRTLAYSASVKLRTGVERGAEAPSA